In the Paraburkholderia acidisoli genome, one interval contains:
- a CDS encoding zinc-binding dehydrogenase gives MSVATIAHSSTSSYSRRFGTIHSKLQTHYKSTRAKAQPLLDAGAHHVIATEEEDLAARVKAITHDKGARVVFDPIGAFSCRFKAATRSLRVRMTSVAHRFSRPAA, from the coding sequence TTGAGCGTCGCGACCATCGCGCACTCGAGCACTTCATCGTATTCACGCCGTTTTGGCACCATCCACTCCAAATTACAAACTCACTACAAAAGCACCCGGGCGAAAGCGCAGCCGCTGCTCGACGCCGGCGCACACCACGTGATCGCCACCGAAGAAGAAGACCTCGCGGCACGCGTAAAAGCCATCACGCACGACAAGGGCGCGCGCGTAGTGTTCGATCCGATCGGCGCTTTTTCATGTCGATTCAAAGCGGCCACTCGATCGCTGCGCGTAAGAATGACTTCCGTCGCACATCGATTCTCTCGCCCGGCGGCTTAA
- a CDS encoding winged helix-turn-helix transcriptional regulator: MVATLNLINGRWKGVILYYLLTHGTMRFNELHRQLPGCTPRLLVKQLRELEDDAFISRTVYPVVPPKVEYALTEEGRTIGPILSQLNEWGTGWLERRGLRPRAEETA, from the coding sequence ATGGTCGCGACGCTCAATCTGATCAACGGCCGCTGGAAGGGTGTGATTCTTTATTACCTGCTCACCCACGGCACGATGCGATTCAACGAATTGCACCGGCAATTGCCGGGCTGCACGCCACGTCTGCTCGTCAAGCAATTGCGCGAACTCGAAGACGACGCGTTCATTTCCCGCACGGTTTATCCGGTCGTGCCGCCCAAAGTCGAATACGCGTTGACGGAAGAAGGCCGCACTATCGGCCCGATCCTTTCGCAACTCAACGAGTGGGGCACGGGCTGGCTCGAACGGCGCGGTTTGCGACCCAGGGCCGAGGAAACCGCATGA
- a CDS encoding oxidoreductase, with product MAASKILLITGVSSGFGRALAEEAMAAGHTVVGTVRSAQAARDFESLSANQAHARVLDVTDFDAIDSVIAEIETNVGPIDVLVNNAGYGHEGVMEESTLAEMRHQFDVNVFGAAAMMKAVLPFMRERRRGHIINITSMGGHITMPGITWYCGSKFALEGISEALGKEVASLGIAVTAVAPGSFRTDWAGRSMARTPRSIADYDAIFDPIRQARAEKSGKQLGDPKKAARAMLAAIDAEQPPAHLLLGSDALKLVREKLAAFEAEISAWETVTRSTDG from the coding sequence ATGGCAGCCAGCAAAATCTTGCTCATTACCGGCGTCAGCAGCGGCTTCGGTCGCGCGCTCGCCGAAGAGGCCATGGCGGCGGGTCACACGGTCGTCGGGACGGTGAGAAGCGCGCAGGCCGCGCGCGATTTCGAATCGTTATCGGCCAACCAGGCGCATGCACGCGTGCTCGACGTCACCGACTTCGACGCCATAGACAGCGTGATCGCCGAGATCGAGACGAACGTCGGCCCGATCGACGTACTCGTGAACAACGCGGGCTACGGCCACGAAGGCGTCATGGAGGAATCGACGCTCGCAGAAATGCGCCACCAGTTCGACGTGAACGTGTTCGGCGCGGCCGCGATGATGAAAGCGGTGCTGCCCTTCATGCGCGAGCGCCGTCGCGGCCATATCATCAACATCACGTCGATGGGCGGCCACATCACCATGCCGGGCATCACGTGGTATTGCGGCAGCAAGTTCGCACTCGAAGGCATTTCCGAAGCGCTCGGTAAAGAGGTAGCCTCGTTGGGCATCGCCGTGACCGCCGTGGCGCCGGGATCTTTTCGTACCGACTGGGCCGGCCGCTCGATGGCGCGCACGCCGCGCTCGATCGCCGATTACGACGCCATTTTCGATCCCATTCGGCAGGCGCGCGCCGAGAAAAGCGGCAAGCAACTGGGCGACCCGAAGAAGGCCGCGCGCGCAATGCTCGCGGCGATCGACGCGGAGCAACCGCCAGCGCATCTGTTGCTGGGCAGCGACGCGCTCAAACTCGTGCGCGAGAAGTTGGCGGCGTTCGAAGCCGAGATCAGCGCGTGGGAAACCGTGACCCGTTCGACGGACGGTTAA
- a CDS encoding AraC family transcriptional regulator, whose translation MIALLRALAPDEGYNLTALPSVRILRSDRALARTPVLYDPGIVIVCQGRKRGYFGGELYLYDERHYLAVSVPVPFSMETDATPERPLLALYLHLDFALAAELAAQIDSEGGQERVQAPQSMMSTPMDEAMQMSVLRFLEAMSRPLEASVLGQGLLRELYFRVLTGAQGSSLREALAMRGQFGRIGRSLRLIHAGYAQSLDVTQLAEAAGMSVPSFHSHFKTITQVSPMQYVKSTRLHQARLLMVREDLTAEAASHAVGYTSPSQFSREFKRLFGLTPAAETKRMRESFAIPAAFADATYVSSH comes from the coding sequence ATGATTGCGTTGTTGCGCGCGTTGGCACCCGACGAGGGCTACAACCTCACCGCACTGCCGAGCGTGCGTATCCTGCGCTCGGATCGAGCGCTCGCGCGTACGCCGGTGCTCTACGACCCGGGCATCGTGATCGTGTGCCAGGGCCGCAAGCGGGGCTATTTCGGCGGCGAGCTGTATCTCTACGACGAGCGTCACTATCTCGCAGTGTCCGTGCCCGTGCCCTTCAGCATGGAAACCGACGCCACGCCGGAGCGACCGCTGCTCGCGCTGTATCTGCACCTGGATTTCGCGCTCGCGGCGGAACTGGCGGCGCAAATCGATAGCGAAGGCGGCCAGGAGCGTGTGCAGGCTCCGCAAAGCATGATGTCGACGCCCATGGACGAGGCAATGCAGATGTCCGTGCTGCGCTTTCTCGAAGCGATGAGCCGACCGCTCGAAGCCTCCGTGCTGGGGCAAGGTTTGTTACGTGAGTTGTATTTCCGCGTGCTAACGGGCGCGCAGGGCAGTTCGTTGCGTGAGGCGTTGGCAATGCGCGGCCAGTTCGGGCGCATCGGCCGGTCGCTACGCCTGATACACGCGGGCTACGCACAGTCGCTCGACGTCACACAACTGGCGGAAGCGGCGGGCATGAGCGTGCCGAGTTTCCATAGTCACTTCAAGACGATCACGCAGGTGTCGCCCATGCAGTACGTGAAATCGACGCGCCTGCATCAGGCGCGACTGCTGATGGTGCGTGAGGATTTGACCGCCGAGGCGGCGAGCCACGCCGTGGGTTACACGAGTCCCTCGCAGTTCAGCAGAGAGTTCAAGCGGCTGTTTGGCTTGACGCCGGCGGCGGAGACGAAGCGCATGCGCGAGAGTTTCGCGATTCCTGCTGCGTTCGCCGATGCAACGTATGTGTCGTCGCATTGA